A genomic region of Anas acuta chromosome 1, bAnaAcu1.1, whole genome shotgun sequence contains the following coding sequences:
- the LOC137865808 gene encoding alpha-2-macroglobulin-like protein 1, with amino-acid sequence MWTPFLLSCLLYTLAIVAQPKYLIILPAELPFPSSQRVCLDLRGVEKPIRVALTLVHASGNISIYRKVVRNNWIFECSRFQVPKPAGSQEVGTVQLQISNGHYFSAKEEKQVLIRRTGTGTFIQMDKAIYRPGQTVKFRIVTLTEDFVPVNSKYSMVEIQDPNQNRIGQWLDVRPKQGIADLSFQLATELSLGTYTINVVNPKVSSTFKVEEHVLQKFDVFFEGPVQIYASDKTFPLRVCGRYHYGKAVQGTMRVTLCQKARRRLQNVSKDICREYSGQTVSKGCFTPSVSMSVFNLAPSEEDSKIYAEASLLEAGTGVQINSSSQILISRTAARAVFETPNAYYIPGVPYRGKIKLQDHHGNGMKNRKVYLIIKFMRRRLIKMYITDGNGRASFNLDTTAWNSSSVFLEGRFTLEDLTHTPWKTGISYTNAYHHLQPFHVTTKSFLDIHPLTGTQPCGLKQSVQVTFTLSRDDLGEDTSRIGFAYYVTGKAGIVVRGQRSVQVGKLNMLKGSFSIPLTFTADFTPSPSLVVYAIFPGGGITADSIRFDVALCFENEVKVGFLAKEAHPESTAQLRLQAAPGSVCAVQAVDENMFLVRPESELTSQMVYGLFPAIYRHGYPAQVEEYPDHCVQPHSTSPLLQGKLQHSFQPDIFSLFWNMGLKIFSNLAIRKPTQCSHRAGGPSMEYRRMTKEQTQLTTQGRFHHYLPETWIWNLFSVGSNGSRSIPVTVPAAVAEWKVKTFCLAGRGFGLAPTTSLRTVQPVFVDVTLPYSVIQGETFTLKATVFNYLQQCIQIQVSLAKSPDFQVELCRTCRDRECLCAEESKTFAWNMTAIQLGTLNITIRTEVLDTTPRCGDRKPLPATTRRRHVLVKHLLVRPEGVLVEKSYSSILCPRGGNMVEDPVPLHLPDNVVKGSARASISISGDLMGLVLQNLDRLVQLPHGCGEQNMVLFAPIVYVLQYLEKTRQMTPEIKERATGLLHNGYQAQLLYKHRDGSYSVFGEQDREGNTWLTAFVVKSFGQAKKYIYVDDKNIQDALRWLEQNQLPSGCFATKGSFFHSSIKGSVDDEISLGAYVAAALLELGQPLKGKMMQSTLHCLQQAVHNVTSIYTEAVLAYAFALAGDYETTQELLYKLEEQAIKSGGQIHWSPKPSSPASTAFWPGTQSVDVELTAYVLLAYLSKPRVHAGDMTTAAGIVAWLTQQQNAYGGFASTQDTVVALQALAKYAARTFSTSGQALVRVKSHRGFGKTFQVTRQKRLLVQQAELTEIPGQFMVQAQGSSCVFAQTVLRYHKSPPRTTVTFTLRVNTELANCSQANTRALIVRILVSYIGSRVTSNMVIMEVSLLSGFVLAPGSRLLLERKTIIKKIEVKADVVYIYLDKLNDESQTFSLQLEQIFEMKNLKPATVKVYDYYQPEERALADYSAVCS; translated from the exons ATGTGGACTCCTTTCCTCCTGAGCTGCCTGCTCTATACCCTGGCGATAGTGGCACAACC GAAGTATTTGATTATCCTCCCAGCTGAactgcccttcccctcctcccagaGGGTGTGCTTGGACCTGCGTGGTGTGGAGAAGCCTATTCGCGTGGCCTTAACTCTTGTGCATGCCTCTGGCAACATCAGCATCTACCGCAAGGTTGTCCGGAACAACTGGATCTTTGAGTGCTCCAGGTTTCAG GTCCCCAAACCTGCAGGCAGCCAAGAGGTGGGCACTGTCCAGCTGCAGATCTCCAATGGCCACTATTTCAGTGCAAAGGAGGAGAAGCAAGTCCTGATTCGTAGGACTGGCACTGGCACCTTCATCCAAATGGATAAAGCCATCTATAGGCCAGGACAGACAG TGAAATTTCGGATAGTGACATTGACTGAAGACTTTGTCCCCGTTAACAGCAAG TACTCCATGGTGGAAATCCAG GACCCAAACCAAAACCGCATTGGCCAATGGCTGGATGTGAGACCCAAACAGGGCATTGCAGATCTCTCTTTCCAGTTAGCTACTGAACTCTCTCTGGGGACTTACACCATCAATGTGGTGAACCCAAAAGTGTCCAGTACATTTAAGGTGGAGGAACATG TGTTGCAGAAgtttgatgttttctttgaagGACCAGTTCAGATTTATGCTTCAGATAAAACCTTCCCACTGCGTGTATGTGGCAG GTACCACTATGGGAAAGCAGTGCAAGGGACCATGAGGGTGACTTTGTGCCAGAAGGCGAGGAGGCGTCTTCAAAATGTCAGCAAGGATATCTGTAGAGAATACAGTGGTCAG ACAGTGAGCAAGGGGTGTTTCACACCTTCTGTAAGCATGTCGGTGTTTAATCTGGCTCCCAGTGAGGAGGACAGCAAAATCTATGCAGAAGCTTCTCTTCTGGAGGCAGGCACAG GGGTCCAAATCAACTCCTCCAGCCAAATCCTCATTTCCAGGACAGCTGCACGGGCAGTGTTCGAAACACCAAATGCTTACTACATCCCCGGAGTACCCTACAGGGGGAAG ATTAAGCTTCAGGATCACCATGGAAATggtatgaaaaacagaaaagtttatCTCATAATAAAGTTCATGAGACGTCGGCTTATCAAAATGTATATCACGGATGGCAATGGAAGAGCATCCTTCAACCTGGACACAACTGCCTGGAACAGCTCCTCAGTCTTTTTGGAG GGAAGGTTTACGCTGGAAgatctcacacacacaccctggAAAACTGGTATCAGTTACACAAATGCTTACCATCACCTGCAACCCTTCCATGTCACAACGAAAAGCTTCCTGGACATACACCCACTCACAGGAACACAGCCCTGTGGACTAAAGCAGAGTGTCCAGGTGACCTTCACACTCAGTCGGGATGACCTGGGAGAAGACACCAGCCGGATAGGTTTTGCATATTAT GTCACTGGGAAGGCTGGCATTGTTGTCAGGGGACAGAGGAGCGTCCAGGTTGGGAAGCTGAACA tGTTGAAGGGctccttctccatccctctgaCCTTCACTGCTGACTTCACCCCGTCACCTTCTTTAGTGGTGTACGCTATCTTCCCTGGTGGAGGGATAACAGCAGATAGCATCCGCTTTGATGTTGCCTTGTGCTTTGAAAATGAG GTCAAAGTAGGTTTCCTGGCTAAAGAAGCCCACCCAGAGTCAACAGCGCAGCTccggctgcaggcagcccccggCTCCGTGTGTGCAGTACAGGCCGTGGATGAAAATATGTTCCTTGTGAGACCAGAGAGTGAGCTGACAAGCCAAATG GTCTATGGCTTGTTCCCTGCTATCTACAGACATGGGTACCCTGCCCAAGTTGAAGAGTATCCAGATCACTGTGTTCAGCCCCACTCCACGTCACCTCTGCTGCAAGGGAAACTGCAGCATTCCTTTCAGCCTGACATCTTCAGCCTCTTCTGG AACATGGGTCTCAAAATCTTCTCAAACCTTGCAATCAGGAAGCCAACTCAATGCTCTCATCGGGCAG ggGGTCCTTCTATGGAATACAGGAGAATGACCAAGGAACAAACCCAATTAACAACCCAAGGAAGGTTTCACCACTATTTGCCTGAAACTTGGATCTGGAATCTGTTCTCTGTTGG TTCCAACGGGAGCAGGAGCATCCCAgtcacagtgcctgctgctgtcgCTGAGTGGAAAGTCAAGACATTCTGCTTGGCTGGGAGGGGGTTTGGACTTGCCCCGACCACAAGTCTCAGAACAGTACAACCTGTGTTTGTGGATGTGACTTTGCCATATTCTGTGATACAAGGAGAGACCTTCACGCTGAAGGCTACTGTTTTCAACTACCTGCAGCAGTGCATACAG ATACAGGTATCCCTGGCTAAATCCCCAGACTTCCAGGTGGAGCTGTGCCGGAcctgcagggacagagagtgCCTCTGCGCAGAAGAGTCCAAGACCTTCGCGTGGAACATGACAGCAATCCAGCTGG GGACTCTGAATATCACAATCAGGACTGAGGTACTGGACACCACACCTCGCTGTGGGGACAGGAAGCCCCTGCCAGCTACCACGAGGCGGAGGCATGTTCTGGTCAAACACTTGCTGGTTCGG CCAGAAGGTGTGCTAGTGGAGAAGTCTTACAGCTCCATTCTGTGCCCAAGAGGAG GAAACATGGTTGAAGATCCTGTGCCCCTTCACCTCCCGGATAATGTAGTAAAAGGATCTGCCAGAGCTTCAATTTCCATCTCAG GTGACCTCATGGGGCTTGTGTTACAGAACCTGGACCGCCTGGTGCAGTTGCCCCatggctgtggggagcagaaCATGGTGCTGTTTGCCCCCATTGTCTATGTGCTGCAGTACCTGGAGAAGACGAGGCAGATGACCCCTGAAATCAAGGAGAGGGCAACGGGACTCCTGCACAATG GGTACCAGGCACAACTCCTTTATAAGCATAGAGATGGCTCCTACAGTGTCTTTGGGGAGCAGGATAGGGAAGGGAACACTTG GCTGACAGCTTTTGTAGTCAAGAGTTTTGGCCAAGCCAAGAAATACATCTATGTAGATGATAAGAACATCCAGGATGCCTTACGCTGGCTAGAGCAAAATCAACTCCCCAGCGGCTGCTTTGCCACCAAAGGgagtttctttcattcttctatAAAG GGCAGTGTGGATGATGAAATCTCCTTGGGAGCATATGTcgctgcagcactgctggagctgggtCAGCCACTGAAG GGCAAGATGATGCAGAGTACCCtccactgcctgcagcaggcagttCACAATGTCACCAGCATCTACACAGAAGCTGTTCTGGCCTATGCTTTTGCCCTGGCCGGAGACTATGAGACAACCCAGGAGCTGCTATACAAGTTGGAGGAACAGGCCATCAAATCAG gaggACAAATACACTGGAGCCCCAAACCAAGTTCCCCAGCTTCCACAGCCTTCTGGCCTGGCACTCAGTCAGTGGATGTGGAACTGACAGCCTACGTGCTCCTGGCGTACCTTTCCAAGCCACGGGTGCACGCAGGTGACATGACAACTGCAGCTGGTATTGTGGCATGGCTGACCCAGCAGCAGAATGCCTATGGGGGCTTTGCCTCCACCCAG GACACAGTTGTTGCCCTGCAAGCTTTAGCAAAATATGCAGCAAGGACCTTCAGCACATCAGGCCAAGCACTTGTGAGGGTGAAGTCCCACAGGGGCTTTGGGAAGACATTCCAAGTCACCCGCCAGAAACGGCTCCTGGTGCAGCAGGCGGAGCTGACAGAGATCCCAGGGCAGTTCATGGTGCAggcccagggcagcagctgtgtttttgcTCAG ACAGTGCTGAGGTACCACAAGTCTCCCCCACGGACCACTGTAACCTTCACTCTGCGTGTCAACACAGAGCTGGCCAACTGTAGCCAGGCCAACACGCGTGCCCTCATTGTCCGCATCCTTGTCAG CTACATTGGCAGCAGAGTCACATCCAACATGGTGATCATGGAGGTCTCCTTGTTGTCCGGATTTGTCCTGGCTCCAGGCTCCAGGCTGTTG CTGGAGCGCAAAACCATCATTAAGAAAATAGAAGTGAAAGCTGATGTGGTCTACATTTATCTGGACAAG CTCAATGATGAATCTCAGACTTTCAGTCTGCAACTGGAACAAATATTTGAGATGAAGAACCTGAAACCGGCCACTGTCAAAGTCTATGATTACTACCAGCCAG AGGAGCGAGCCTTGGCTGACTACAGCGCTGTCTGTAGCTGA